One genomic segment of Panicum virgatum strain AP13 chromosome 2N, P.virgatum_v5, whole genome shotgun sequence includes these proteins:
- the LOC120660651 gene encoding mini zinc finger protein 2-like, with protein MKRLLIVRRCEPIVRFSCCSVRYGECCRNHAASTGGYAIDGCREFIAEGEEGTGTALKCAACGCHRSFHRRVQVYEVAWDYGSDTSSIE; from the coding sequence ATGAAGAGGCTGTTGATCGTGCGAAGGTGTGAGCCGATCGTGCGGTTCAGCTGCTGCAGCGTGCGCTACGGGGAGTGCTGTCGGAACCATGCGGCAAGCACAGGAGGCTACGCCATCGACGGGTGCCGGGAGTTCATCGCTGAAGGGGAGGAGGGCACCGGCACCGCTCTCAAGTGCGCAGCCTGCGGTTGCCACCGCAGCTTCCACCGCAGGGTGCAGGTGTACGAGGTTGCATGGGACTACGGATCTGACACATCGTCAATCGAGTAG
- the LOC120660652 gene encoding thioredoxin-like protein CDSP32, chloroplastic: MASTTAAFLSTLARATASLSSSTMPSGGAKVIRFLPAQTSRGRRAVLSAPRAAVSGTEKAQPARASDKGKSKDERVVKVNCIEEFDGALKAAKNRLVVVEFAASDSESSSQIYPTMVQLSRTCGDVDFLLVMGDESEATKELCRREGVTQVPHFNFYKGAEKVHEEEAIGPERLAGDVLYYGDSHSAVVQLHSREDVEALINEHRGDKGKLVVLDVGLKHCGPCVKVYPTVVKLSRSMAETTVFARMNGDENDSCIQFLRDMDVVEVPTFVFIRDGKIVGRYVGSGKGELVGEILRYNGVRVTY, encoded by the coding sequence atggcctccaccaccgccgccttccTCTCCACCCTCGCCAGGGCCACCGCCAGCCTGAGCAGCAGCACCATGCCGTCCGGCGGCGCCAAGGTCATCCGGTTCTTGCCCGCGCAGACCagccgcgggcggcgcgcggtgctGTCCGCGCCGAGGGCGGCGGTCTCGGGCACCGAGAAGGCGCAGCCGGCGCGGGCGTCCGACAAGGGCAAGAGCAAGGACGAGCGCGTGGTGAAGGTGAACTGCATCGAGGAGTTCGACGGCGCGCTGAAGGCCGCCAAGAACCGGCTAGTGGTGGTGGAGTTCGCGGCGAGCGACAGCGAGAGCAGCAGCCAGATCTACCCGACCATGGTGCAGCTGAGCCGCACCTGCGGCGACGTGGACTTCCTGCTGGTGATGGGCGACGAGTCGGAGGCCACCAAGGAGCTGTGCCGCCGGGAGGGCGTCACGCAGGTGCCCCACTTCAACTTCTACAAGGGCGCCGAGAAGGTGCACGAGGAGGAGGCCATTGGCCCCgagcggctcgccggcgacgtgctCTACTACGGCGACAGCCACTCGGCGGTGGTGCAGCTGCACTCGCGGGAGGACGTGGAGGCGCTCATCAACGAGCACCGCGGCGACAAGGGGAAGCTCGTCGTGCTCGACGTCGGCCTCAAGCACTGCGGGCCCTGCGTCAAGGTGTACCCCACCGTCGTGAAGCTGTCGCGCTCCATGGCCGAGACCACGGTGTTTGCGCGCATGAACGGCGACGAGAACGACAGCTGTATCCAGTTCCTCAGAGACATGGACGTTGTCGAGGTGCCCACCTTCGTCTTCATCAGGGACGGCAAGATCGTCGGCCGCTACGTCGGCTCCGGCAAGGGTGAACTCGTCGGCGAGATCCTGAGATACAACGGCGTCAGGGTCACCTACTGA